In the Arthrobacter zhaoxinii genome, one interval contains:
- a CDS encoding carboxylesterase/lipase family protein: MAIDVASLVVETGNGLVQGIVDHGVRTWRGIPYAAPPVGGLRLRAPQPPRSWNGIRDAARFGPVPPQSKAPSLTGTRRRVAMDEDCLSLNVSAPLDPADGLLPVLVYLYGGAFSSGSSAEPTYRGTKLVRDGGVLYVSLNYRIGALGFMDFRAYSTPERPFDANMGLRDQLAALEWVQQNIEAFGGDPDNVTLFGESAGGLAVTTLMCVPAARGLFHQAYAQSAAPSAAYSSDLHAAWAADLLEILGVEPSAAAEALTSIDAAKLVNATRKLTTKIGPAKQPGSLSVSPVIDGDFLPRHPIDAFFAGESAPVPLVLGTMAREGALFAKVSNILPSTPELIEKMFAGTDPLARDRVVAAYPGYPSRRRSEEISGDLVFWYPSQMVAEGHSRIAPTWSYRYDYATPAMNLLGFGATHSFDVPVMFGDIGTGTARALTLLGGTDELKALSERFQGSLLSLARHSHPGAGWPAYDEFHRHTRVFDKHDRIESDPFPERRRAWSGYRGYI, translated from the coding sequence GTGGCTATTGACGTTGCATCGCTGGTGGTTGAGACCGGCAACGGACTGGTGCAGGGCATTGTGGACCACGGCGTGCGCACCTGGCGCGGCATCCCTTACGCGGCGCCGCCGGTCGGCGGACTCCGGCTCCGTGCGCCGCAGCCGCCCCGCAGCTGGAACGGCATCCGCGACGCCGCGAGGTTCGGCCCGGTGCCCCCGCAGTCCAAGGCGCCGAGCCTCACCGGGACCCGGCGAAGGGTGGCCATGGATGAGGACTGCCTGTCCCTGAATGTCTCCGCACCGCTGGATCCGGCGGACGGACTGCTGCCGGTGCTGGTCTACCTGTACGGCGGCGCCTTCAGTTCCGGTTCCTCCGCGGAGCCTACGTACCGGGGAACCAAGCTGGTCCGGGACGGCGGCGTCCTCTACGTCTCGCTCAACTACCGCATCGGGGCGCTGGGGTTCATGGACTTCCGCGCGTACTCGACGCCGGAACGGCCGTTCGACGCCAACATGGGCCTGCGGGACCAGCTCGCCGCCCTGGAATGGGTGCAGCAGAACATTGAAGCCTTCGGCGGCGACCCGGACAATGTCACCCTGTTCGGCGAATCGGCGGGAGGTCTCGCCGTCACCACCCTGATGTGCGTTCCCGCCGCCCGGGGCCTGTTCCATCAGGCCTATGCACAGAGCGCGGCGCCGTCGGCAGCCTATTCATCGGACCTGCATGCGGCCTGGGCGGCCGACCTGCTGGAGATTCTGGGGGTTGAACCCTCTGCAGCCGCGGAAGCCCTGACCAGCATTGACGCGGCGAAGCTGGTCAACGCCACCCGGAAACTGACGACGAAGATCGGCCCGGCCAAGCAGCCCGGCTCGCTCAGCGTCTCTCCGGTCATTGACGGGGACTTCCTCCCCAGGCATCCGATCGACGCCTTCTTTGCGGGCGAATCCGCTCCGGTTCCCCTCGTGCTGGGCACCATGGCCCGGGAAGGTGCGCTTTTCGCCAAGGTCTCCAACATTCTGCCCTCCACACCCGAACTCATCGAAAAAATGTTCGCGGGCACCGACCCGCTGGCCCGGGACCGGGTGGTTGCCGCCTATCCGGGCTACCCGTCCCGCAGGCGGTCGGAGGAGATCAGCGGTGACCTGGTGTTCTGGTATCCAAGCCAGATGGTTGCCGAAGGGCATTCACGCATTGCTCCCACGTGGTCATACCGCTATGACTATGCAACGCCGGCGATGAACCTGCTGGGGTTCGGCGCGACCCATTCCTTCGATGTGCCGGTGATGTTCGGCGACATCGGAACCGGGACGGCGAGGGCCCTGACCCTGTTGGGCGGAACCGACGAGCTGAAGGCCCTGTCCGAACGGTTCCAGGGCTCGCTGCTGAGCCTGGCCAGGCATTCGCACCCCGGCGCCGGCTGGCCCGCCTACGACGAGTTCCACCGGCACACCCGCGTGTTCGACAAGCATGACCGGATCGAATCGGATCCGTTCCCGGAACGGCGCCGGGCCTGGTCAGGCTACCGGGGCTACATCTGA
- a CDS encoding acyl-CoA thioesterase, with the protein MALENINFHTRKWVRPEDLNANGTLFGGSLLRWIDEEATVYAILQMGNGRVVTKFMSEINFVSSAVQGDLIEMGLTATKFGRTSLTMQAEVRNMITRRSILTIDKIVFVNLDEHGKPVPHGYTTISYDRDRIPSQHIPPVPFGTEPF; encoded by the coding sequence ATGGCCCTTGAGAACATCAATTTCCACACCCGTAAGTGGGTCCGCCCCGAGGATCTGAACGCCAACGGCACCCTGTTCGGCGGCAGCCTGCTGCGCTGGATCGACGAAGAGGCCACCGTGTACGCCATCCTGCAGATGGGCAACGGCCGGGTGGTCACCAAGTTCATGTCGGAGATCAACTTCGTCAGCTCGGCGGTGCAGGGAGACCTGATCGAAATGGGGCTTACCGCCACCAAGTTCGGCCGGACGTCGCTCACCATGCAGGCCGAGGTGCGGAACATGATCACCCGCCGCAGCATCCTGACGATCGACAAGATTGTGTTCGTCAACCTGGATGAGCACGGCAAACCCGTCCCGCACGGCTACACCACCATCAGCTACGACCGCGACCGCATCCCGTCCCAGCACATTCCGCCGGTGCCTTTCGGCACGGAGCCGTTCTAG
- a CDS encoding arginase family protein — protein MTSMHPSGPGNLRLIFPQWQGAAGAGAVGSLPAGQPHQTQLSYHLGPALLELLSPEHDGPTGYVTVSTDTSDEAVETVNGIYARAAVLRQLRDGLRVVSEHAPASVVTFGGECSVSVAPFSYLASRYGADLAVLWVDAHPDTGMPGDSYTGFRSMSLATLAGEGDPEFLAALPAVVPPSNILHVGLQDWQDPGIANKQRMGIASVGITDTPEDTRKILDWLALTGAAKLAVHVDLDVLDRRDFSGATGGGTRGMRVPDLLRIIDALGDAGEIVGLSLAQHAPLELLRLGGLLRELPV, from the coding sequence ATGACCTCCATGCATCCATCCGGCCCCGGAAACCTTCGGCTGATCTTTCCGCAGTGGCAGGGAGCTGCCGGAGCAGGCGCGGTCGGGTCGCTGCCCGCGGGGCAGCCGCACCAGACCCAGCTCTCCTACCATCTCGGGCCGGCCCTGCTCGAGCTGCTTTCCCCCGAGCACGACGGTCCCACGGGTTACGTGACGGTAAGCACCGACACGTCGGATGAGGCCGTGGAGACGGTCAACGGTATTTATGCCCGCGCTGCGGTCCTGCGCCAGCTCCGGGACGGGCTGCGGGTGGTGTCCGAACACGCTCCGGCCTCGGTGGTCACTTTCGGCGGGGAATGCTCGGTGTCCGTGGCACCCTTCAGCTACCTTGCCTCGCGATACGGAGCGGATCTGGCGGTGCTGTGGGTGGACGCGCACCCTGACACCGGGATGCCGGGTGACAGTTACACCGGCTTCCGTTCGATGTCCCTGGCAACGCTGGCCGGAGAGGGCGACCCGGAGTTCCTCGCCGCCCTGCCCGCGGTGGTGCCGCCGTCGAACATCCTCCATGTCGGCCTGCAGGACTGGCAGGACCCCGGCATTGCCAACAAACAGCGGATGGGCATCGCCAGCGTGGGCATCACGGACACCCCGGAGGACACCCGGAAGATCCTGGACTGGCTGGCACTGACGGGCGCCGCCAAACTGGCTGTCCATGTTGACCTGGATGTGCTGGACCGGCGGGACTTCTCCGGGGCGACGGGCGGCGGCACCCGCGGTATGCGGGTGCCTGATCTGCTGCGGATCATCGATGCCCTGGGCGATGCCGGCGAGATAGTGGGCCTCTCCCTGGCCCAGCACGCGCCGCTGGAACTCCTTCGGCTGGGCGGACTGCTTCGGGAGCTTCCGGTCTAG
- a CDS encoding DUF4389 domain-containing protein, whose protein sequence is MNPGRIVLIVIGSLLVLAGLTAGAAAAALGLLAAAQRDDGYLSVPEETYSVGSYALTSENIEVSSGISAGDNVGTVQIRGTNPDGELFIGIASDTDVDRYLAGVAHSELGDVTFEPFSAEYEETPGTAAPAPPGEQDFWAASSEGAGTREIDWPLQEGEWTVVVMNADAAPRVTAELQAGVRSDVFGPLTWWLILGAVVLVLGGVALILAGILTGRKPGSAYPAAGAYPGPEGGHGPYGYGVAAAAPEVPVLSAAGAGQLTAGGYGGPYPARLYGELDPGLSRWLWLVKWFLAIPHYILLAFLWIAFGVATVVAGFAILFTTRYPRALFDFNVGVIRWSWRVAFYATGVLGTDRYPPFSLERTDYPADFDVAYPDRLSRGLVLVKWWLLVLPQALIVGAFSGSGYVVVRQAGPLGGWDRSMGGGDWDGPVDWVTDPAAESLRSVGGWTASLLALLVVVAAVALLFTGRYPRALFDLVMGLQRWSYRVLAYTALMRDEYPPFRLDQGPVDARDLPPAGDVARAG, encoded by the coding sequence ATGAACCCGGGCAGAATCGTCCTGATCGTTATCGGCTCCCTGCTGGTCCTTGCCGGGCTGACCGCAGGGGCGGCTGCCGCTGCGCTCGGGCTCCTGGCTGCCGCCCAGCGCGACGACGGGTACCTGTCGGTTCCCGAAGAGACCTACAGCGTCGGCTCGTATGCCCTGACCAGCGAAAACATTGAGGTGAGCTCCGGTATCAGCGCCGGGGACAACGTCGGCACGGTGCAGATCCGGGGCACCAATCCGGACGGCGAGCTGTTCATCGGGATCGCCTCAGACACCGACGTCGACCGGTACCTCGCCGGAGTGGCCCACTCCGAACTCGGCGACGTGACCTTTGAACCGTTCTCCGCCGAGTATGAGGAGACCCCGGGCACCGCAGCACCGGCACCGCCCGGGGAGCAGGATTTCTGGGCTGCGTCCTCCGAGGGAGCCGGAACCCGGGAAATAGACTGGCCCCTGCAAGAGGGGGAATGGACCGTCGTCGTGATGAACGCCGACGCCGCGCCCCGGGTCACGGCCGAACTGCAGGCGGGTGTGCGCTCTGACGTGTTCGGTCCGCTCACCTGGTGGCTCATCCTCGGAGCCGTTGTCCTGGTGCTCGGCGGCGTGGCGCTGATCCTTGCCGGCATCCTCACCGGCCGGAAGCCCGGCAGCGCATATCCGGCGGCCGGCGCGTATCCGGGCCCCGAAGGAGGACACGGTCCCTACGGGTACGGCGTGGCTGCGGCCGCCCCCGAGGTGCCCGTGTTGTCCGCCGCGGGGGCGGGGCAGCTGACCGCGGGAGGATACGGCGGGCCGTACCCGGCGCGGCTCTACGGGGAACTCGATCCGGGGCTGTCCCGCTGGCTGTGGCTCGTGAAGTGGTTCCTGGCCATCCCGCACTACATCCTGCTTGCCTTCCTGTGGATTGCGTTTGGTGTGGCGACCGTTGTTGCCGGATTCGCCATCCTCTTCACCACCCGCTATCCACGGGCACTGTTCGATTTCAATGTGGGTGTCATCCGGTGGAGCTGGCGCGTGGCCTTCTATGCCACCGGAGTATTGGGCACGGACCGGTATCCGCCCTTCAGCCTGGAACGGACCGACTATCCGGCGGACTTCGACGTCGCATACCCGGACCGCCTCTCCCGCGGACTGGTGCTGGTGAAGTGGTGGCTGCTGGTCCTCCCGCAGGCACTGATCGTGGGGGCCTTCAGCGGTTCCGGCTACGTTGTGGTGCGGCAGGCAGGGCCGCTCGGCGGCTGGGACCGGAGCATGGGCGGCGGGGACTGGGACGGGCCGGTGGACTGGGTGACGGACCCTGCAGCCGAAAGCCTGCGCTCAGTGGGCGGCTGGACCGCCTCCCTGCTGGCCCTGCTGGTGGTGGTTGCCGCCGTCGCGCTGCTGTTTACCGGCCGCTATCCGCGTGCGCTCTTCGACCTCGTGATGGGTCTGCAGCGGTGGTCCTACCGGGTCCTCGCCTACACGGCGCTGATGCGCGACGAGTATCCTCCGTTCCGGCTGGACCAGGGGCCGGTTGATGCCCGCGACCTGCCGCCCGCCGGTGACGTGGCCCGTGCCGGCTAA
- the lpdA gene encoding dihydrolipoyl dehydrogenase: MSEHYDVVVLGAGPGGYVAAIRAAQLGLKTAIVEEKYWGGVCLNVGCIPSKALLRNAELAQIFTNQAKTFGMTGEVSFDFGAAFDRSRQVADGRVKGVHFLMKKNKITEYDGHGVFSDDHTLEVALSKGGSETITFDNAIIATGTYVRLLPGVELSENVVTYEAQIMDRELPKKIVIVGAGAIGMEFGYVHRSYGVDVTIIEFLDRALPNEDADVSKEIAKQYKKLGIPILTSTKVETVKDNGSSVTVTYTDKNGQPGSIEADRVMMSIGFAPRTEGYGLETTGVQLTERGAIGIDDYMRTNVPHIYAIGDITAKLQLAHVAEAMGVVAAETIGKAETLPLGDYRMMPRATFCQPQVASFGLTEQQARDEGHDVVVSTFPFTANGKAHGLGEPVGFVKLVADKEHLELLGGHLIGPDVSELLPELTLAQKWDLTAHELARNVHTHPTLSEALQEAFHGLTGHMINF; this comes from the coding sequence ATGAGCGAACATTACGACGTCGTGGTCCTGGGGGCCGGCCCGGGCGGATATGTGGCGGCCATCCGTGCCGCCCAACTGGGGTTGAAGACGGCAATCGTCGAGGAGAAATACTGGGGCGGGGTCTGCCTCAACGTGGGCTGCATTCCCTCCAAGGCGCTGCTCCGCAATGCCGAACTCGCACAGATCTTCACCAATCAGGCCAAAACCTTCGGCATGACAGGCGAGGTCAGCTTCGATTTCGGTGCTGCCTTTGACCGCAGCCGCCAGGTGGCTGACGGCCGGGTCAAGGGCGTCCACTTCCTGATGAAGAAAAACAAGATCACCGAATATGACGGGCACGGCGTTTTTTCCGATGACCACACGCTCGAGGTGGCCCTGTCCAAGGGCGGCAGCGAGACGATCACCTTCGACAACGCGATCATCGCGACCGGCACCTATGTGCGGCTGCTTCCCGGCGTCGAACTAAGCGAGAACGTGGTGACGTATGAGGCCCAGATCATGGACCGGGAGCTGCCGAAGAAGATCGTGATTGTCGGTGCCGGCGCCATCGGCATGGAGTTCGGCTACGTGCACCGCAGCTACGGCGTGGACGTGACCATCATCGAATTCCTGGACCGTGCACTGCCGAACGAGGACGCGGACGTGTCCAAGGAAATCGCCAAGCAGTACAAGAAGCTCGGTATTCCCATCCTTACCTCCACAAAGGTGGAAACGGTGAAGGACAACGGGTCTTCCGTCACCGTGACCTACACGGATAAGAACGGCCAACCGGGCAGCATCGAAGCGGACCGGGTGATGATGTCCATCGGCTTTGCCCCGCGCACCGAGGGCTACGGGCTGGAAACGACAGGGGTGCAGTTGACCGAACGCGGAGCCATCGGCATTGACGACTACATGCGCACCAACGTCCCGCACATCTACGCGATCGGTGACATCACCGCCAAGCTGCAGCTCGCCCATGTGGCGGAGGCGATGGGCGTGGTGGCGGCCGAAACCATCGGCAAGGCGGAAACCCTGCCGCTGGGCGATTACCGCATGATGCCGCGTGCCACGTTCTGCCAGCCGCAGGTGGCCAGCTTTGGACTCACCGAACAGCAGGCCCGCGACGAAGGGCACGATGTGGTGGTGAGTACCTTCCCGTTCACCGCCAACGGCAAGGCACACGGCCTGGGTGAACCGGTCGGCTTCGTGAAGCTCGTGGCGGACAAGGAGCATCTGGAGCTCCTGGGCGGTCATCTGATCGGACCGGATGTCTCCGAGCTGCTGCCTGAACTGACGCTGGCGCAGAAATGGGACCTGACCGCCCATGAGCTCGCCCGCAACGTGCATACCCATCCCACCCTGAGCGAGGCCCTGCAGGAAGCCTTCCACGGATTGACAGGCCACATGATCAACTTCTAG
- a CDS encoding glycosyltransferase, with translation MSLDFPLPQGRAAAGKPLRIAILAHLHHPISSPFLGGLEMHTSLMADEFASRGHDVTLFAKAGSVSRGRVVDVLPESFDFHRSPAPDRRQETLDSALGTAIAAVRDGGFDVVVNNSLSLLPYLELADVPMLTILHTPPLPWIVDAVEDGRAPLSPLHRFVSVSARNATGWSTHLPDLHVIHNGIRLADWPAGTGSRPGTAVWAGRVTPEKGLHIAIDAARTAGMELHFAGPISDAKYFERTVAPHLGRGVRHVGHLDHRNLAAFLGSGEVFIASPVWSEPFGLTALEAMACGTPVAALPLGAMPEIIDDDAGRLAEGLGADALAAAVTAARRLDRDRVRNSAARFSAAAMVDSYEEQVRFLLNPDWLPSAPPAEALVP, from the coding sequence ATGAGTCTCGACTTCCCCCTGCCGCAGGGGCGCGCGGCGGCCGGGAAGCCGCTGCGGATAGCCATCCTGGCCCACCTGCACCATCCGATCTCCAGTCCGTTCCTCGGCGGCCTGGAAATGCACACCTCGCTGATGGCGGACGAGTTCGCCTCGCGCGGCCATGACGTCACGCTTTTCGCCAAGGCCGGGTCCGTTTCCCGGGGCCGGGTGGTCGATGTCCTCCCGGAAAGCTTTGACTTCCACCGCAGTCCTGCCCCGGACCGCCGGCAGGAGACCCTGGACAGCGCGCTGGGCACGGCCATTGCGGCTGTCCGGGACGGCGGGTTCGACGTCGTCGTCAACAACTCGCTGAGCCTGCTGCCGTATCTCGAGCTCGCGGATGTGCCCATGCTGACCATCCTGCACACACCGCCGCTGCCGTGGATCGTCGACGCAGTCGAGGACGGCCGGGCACCCCTGTCACCGCTGCACCGGTTTGTCAGCGTTTCCGCCCGCAATGCCACCGGCTGGTCCACCCACCTGCCGGACCTGCACGTCATCCACAACGGCATCCGCCTGGCGGACTGGCCCGCCGGCACCGGGTCCCGCCCGGGGACCGCAGTCTGGGCCGGACGGGTCACCCCGGAAAAGGGCCTGCACATTGCCATCGACGCGGCGCGGACGGCAGGCATGGAACTGCACTTTGCCGGGCCGATCAGCGACGCGAAGTACTTTGAACGCACCGTGGCCCCGCATCTGGGCCGCGGGGTTCGCCACGTCGGCCACCTCGACCACCGGAACCTGGCCGCCTTCCTCGGATCGGGGGAGGTCTTCATCGCCTCCCCGGTCTGGTCCGAGCCTTTCGGACTCACCGCGCTTGAAGCCATGGCCTGCGGCACCCCGGTGGCGGCCCTGCCCCTGGGCGCCATGCCGGAGATCATCGACGACGACGCCGGCCGGCTCGCCGAAGGCCTCGGTGCGGATGCCCTGGCCGCCGCCGTCACCGCCGCACGCCGCCTGGACCGGGACCGCGTGCGGAATTCGGCGGCCCGCTTCAGTGCGGCGGCCATGGTGGACTCCTACGAAGAGCAGGTGCGGTTCCTGCTCAATCCGGACTGGCTGCCGTCCGCCCCGCCCGCCGAAGCCCTCGTCCCGTAA
- the abc-f gene encoding ribosomal protection-like ABC-F family protein gives MTATLVARDLSGGHAHRTLFEHLSLTVSPGDVVGVVGANGAGKSTLLRLLAGAAEPQAGTVSTSPVDAFVGWLPQEHVRLAGETVGRYLARRTGAAAATEAMETAAEALGSELPGADDTYAAALDRWLASGAADLEDRAPAVLADLGLGLGLDTPMAGLSGGQAARVALAALLLSRFDIVLLDEPTNDLDLDGLERLEQFVRGLRGGVVLVSHDREFLARCVTTVVELDLAQNSTAVYEGGYEAYLEERAVARRHAREAYDEFADKKADLVSRARTTREWSSQGVRNAMKKNPDNDKIRRKASTESSEKQARKVRQMESRIARLDEVEEPRKEWQLQLRIGSAPRSSSVVSTLNDAVLNRGGFTLGPVSVQVNAGERIGITGPNGAGKSTLLQLLLGREVPDSGTASLGASVAVGEIDQGRGQLPAHLPLGDAFEAAVPELSSAEARTLLAKFGLKADQVSSRVDALSPGERTRASLALLQARGVNLLVLDEPTNHLDLPAIEQLEEALESYEGALLLVSHDRRLLENVRLDRRWEVKDGVVRAG, from the coding sequence ATGACTGCAACCCTCGTCGCCCGGGACCTTTCCGGCGGCCACGCGCACCGCACCCTTTTCGAGCATCTTTCCCTCACCGTCTCCCCGGGGGATGTCGTGGGTGTGGTGGGTGCCAACGGTGCCGGGAAATCGACGCTGCTGCGGCTGCTGGCCGGGGCAGCCGAACCGCAGGCCGGCACGGTCAGCACCTCGCCTGTTGATGCCTTCGTAGGCTGGCTTCCGCAGGAACACGTCCGGCTGGCCGGCGAAACCGTGGGCCGCTACCTGGCCCGCCGCACCGGGGCGGCAGCTGCCACCGAGGCTATGGAGACGGCGGCCGAAGCGCTGGGATCGGAACTGCCGGGTGCTGACGATACCTACGCTGCCGCCCTGGACCGGTGGCTGGCCTCCGGCGCCGCCGACCTGGAGGACCGGGCACCTGCGGTCCTGGCGGATCTGGGCCTGGGGCTCGGCCTGGACACCCCAATGGCCGGGCTCTCGGGCGGGCAGGCGGCGCGTGTGGCGCTGGCCGCACTGCTGCTGAGCCGCTTCGACATTGTCCTGCTTGACGAACCCACCAATGACCTCGACCTGGACGGGCTGGAACGCCTGGAACAGTTTGTCCGGGGCCTGCGCGGCGGCGTCGTCCTGGTCTCCCATGACCGCGAATTCCTGGCCCGGTGCGTGACGACGGTTGTCGAGCTGGACCTGGCGCAGAACAGCACCGCGGTCTATGAAGGCGGCTATGAGGCGTACCTGGAGGAACGCGCCGTCGCCCGCCGGCACGCCCGCGAGGCCTACGACGAATTCGCCGACAAGAAGGCAGATCTGGTCTCCCGCGCCCGGACCACCCGGGAATGGAGTTCGCAGGGCGTGCGCAACGCCATGAAGAAAAACCCCGACAATGACAAGATCCGGCGCAAGGCCAGCACCGAATCGTCCGAAAAACAGGCGCGGAAGGTCCGGCAGATGGAATCCCGCATCGCCCGGCTGGACGAGGTGGAGGAACCGCGCAAGGAATGGCAGCTGCAGCTGCGCATCGGATCCGCGCCCCGCTCCAGCTCGGTGGTCTCCACCCTGAACGACGCCGTGCTGAACCGCGGCGGGTTCACCCTGGGCCCCGTGTCGGTGCAGGTCAACGCGGGGGAGCGGATCGGCATTACCGGTCCCAACGGTGCCGGGAAATCCACCCTGCTGCAGCTGCTGCTGGGACGGGAGGTGCCCGATTCCGGCACCGCCTCCCTGGGCGCCTCCGTGGCCGTGGGGGAGATCGACCAGGGCCGCGGCCAGCTCCCTGCGCATCTCCCGCTCGGGGACGCCTTTGAAGCCGCCGTCCCGGAACTCTCCTCCGCGGAAGCGCGGACCCTGCTGGCCAAGTTCGGGCTCAAGGCGGACCAGGTGTCCAGCCGGGTCGACGCGCTGTCTCCGGGGGAGCGTACCCGCGCTTCACTGGCTCTCCTTCAGGCCCGCGGGGTGAACCTGCTGGTCCTGGACGAGCCCACCAACCATCTGGACCTGCCCGCCATTGAGCAGCTCGAAGAGGCACTGGAAAGCTATGAAGGAGCACTGCTGCTGGTGTCCCACGACCGCCGGCTGCTGGAGAACGTGCGCCTGGACCGACGCTGGGAAGTGAAGGACGGGGTGGTCCGCGCAGGGTAG
- a CDS encoding carboxylesterase/lipase family protein: protein MATTTAPPDLTVQTSEGTVRGTLADGVRTWRGIPYAAPPTGEARLRRPRPVQPWKGTLDAAHYGPVPPQERGLPSMGAGRKTPMDEDCLTINVTAPLHNAPPRPVLVYFYGGAFTIGAASSPAYDGRNLVKHGDVVYVCMNYRLGALGWMDFRRYSTPGRPFDVNVGLADQVAALRWVQRNIAGFGGDPDNVTVFGESAGGMSITALMCVPSAEGFFHRAFVQSSAPATAYGPGLPEKWAGTLMGLMGVREQDAPDALATLSAQRLVEAVGRLTRRVTPESEPGARAVAPVVDGEFLPLHPIDAFRAGKAHRIPLVIGNMFREGALFDRVQDILPTTVERIDTMFARTEPELKDQVLAAYPGYPARRAAVDVGGDAVFWLPSVQVAEAHSAHAPTWSYRFDYAPRMANLLGMGATHAMDVPAVFGNYDDGVGRFLTLAGGRRTAVSVGNRFRGALLRFARTGSPGLWPGYNTGTRTTKIFDSTDRVMLDPHRARREAWNGYRGFR from the coding sequence AACAACTACGGCACCGCCGGACCTCACTGTGCAGACGTCGGAGGGAACGGTGCGGGGGACACTTGCCGACGGCGTGCGGACGTGGCGGGGAATCCCGTACGCAGCGCCGCCGACCGGGGAGGCGCGGCTGCGCAGGCCCCGGCCCGTGCAGCCCTGGAAAGGGACGCTGGACGCCGCCCATTACGGCCCGGTCCCGCCGCAGGAACGCGGCCTGCCGTCCATGGGTGCCGGCCGGAAGACACCCATGGACGAGGACTGCCTCACCATCAATGTCACGGCCCCGTTGCATAACGCGCCGCCCCGCCCCGTCCTGGTGTACTTCTACGGCGGAGCATTCACCATCGGCGCGGCGTCGTCCCCGGCCTACGACGGCCGGAATCTGGTGAAGCACGGGGACGTGGTCTACGTCTGCATGAACTACCGGCTGGGTGCCCTCGGCTGGATGGACTTCCGCAGGTATTCGACACCGGGACGGCCTTTTGACGTCAATGTCGGACTGGCGGACCAGGTCGCTGCCCTGCGCTGGGTGCAGCGCAACATTGCGGGCTTCGGCGGCGACCCGGACAACGTCACGGTTTTCGGCGAGTCTGCCGGCGGTATGTCGATTACCGCGCTGATGTGCGTTCCTTCCGCCGAGGGATTTTTCCACCGGGCCTTCGTCCAGAGCTCGGCACCGGCCACCGCCTACGGCCCCGGGCTGCCGGAAAAGTGGGCCGGCACCCTGATGGGCCTGATGGGGGTGCGGGAGCAGGACGCACCGGACGCCCTGGCTACGCTGTCTGCACAGCGCCTGGTGGAAGCGGTGGGCAGGCTCACCCGTAGGGTCACGCCGGAGTCCGAGCCCGGCGCCCGGGCGGTGGCGCCGGTGGTCGACGGCGAGTTCCTTCCGCTGCATCCCATCGATGCCTTCCGGGCGGGAAAGGCACACCGCATCCCGCTGGTCATCGGCAATATGTTCCGCGAGGGTGCGCTGTTCGACCGGGTGCAGGACATCCTCCCCACCACCGTGGAACGGATCGACACCATGTTTGCCCGCACCGAACCGGAGCTGAAGGACCAGGTCCTCGCGGCCTACCCCGGCTATCCGGCCCGGCGCGCCGCCGTGGACGTGGGCGGCGACGCCGTTTTCTGGCTGCCCAGCGTCCAGGTGGCGGAGGCGCACTCCGCCCACGCCCCCACGTGGTCCTACCGGTTCGACTACGCCCCGCGGATGGCGAACCTGCTCGGCATGGGCGCCACCCACGCCATGGACGTCCCCGCGGTATTCGGCAACTACGACGACGGCGTGGGCCGGTTCCTGACCCTGGCGGGCGGCAGGCGGACCGCAGTGTCCGTCGGCAACCGCTTCCGCGGAGCCCTGCTGCGGTTTGCCCGTACGGGAAGTCCCGGACTCTGGCCGGGCTACAACACCGGAACCCGGACAACCAAGATCTTCGACAGCACCGACCGGGTCATGCTGGATCCGCACCGGGCCCGCCGGGAGGCCTGGAACGGCTACCGCGGCTTCCGCTGA